From Fusarium oxysporum f. sp. lycopersici 4287 chromosome 13, whole genome shotgun sequence, one genomic window encodes:
- a CDS encoding transketolase, producing the protein MAPTLELNERAAVDKIVVKPLPSNGSTTVAGLNLKSPEKHDRVLKVFRAFIADLCQQFNGGHPGSAMGMAAIGIALYKYVMRYSPNNCEYFNRDRFVLSNGHACLWQYLFMHLVGVKSMTLEQLKSYHSTKTDSLCPGHPEIENEGVEVTTGPLGQGVANAVGLAMATKNLGATYNKPGYELVNNMTWCMIGDACLQEGVGLEAVSLAGHWRLNNLCIIYDNNSITCDGTADVANTEDINAKMEATGWNVLDVFDGDSDVTAIVNALIAARSSDKPTFINIRTTIGFGSAAAGNAKTHGAALGVDDVANIKKSFGLDSNEHFHIPQDVYDLFADVRVRGDAYEAEWLKTVQRYKKEDPVLGTEFGLRVAGKMPDDWTKCIPGSSELPTEPTSSRKSAGILTNILGERIKSFLVGTADLTPSCHVAFNNKVDFQSPDLRTACGLNGNYSGRYIHYGIREHAMCAISNGLAAFNKGTFIPMTSSFFMFYLYAAPAVRMAALQGLQQIHIATHDSIGTGEDGPTHQPIALPALYRAMPNTLYIRPCDSEEVAGAFIAAIQATETPTIISLSRQNLTQFPQHSSREGVSVGAYVFVEADDDDFDVTLIGVGSEMGLTMQAKDVLLKEHGIKSRVVSFPCPRLFEQQSRQYKQSVLKPRSGKATVVIEAYAANGWERYADASISMRRFGKSLPSKATYEYFGFQPHNVATKIRGLVEEVKRDGIEILRGDFRDLNGSLGVGFEH; encoded by the exons ATGGCTCCAACACTAGAACTCAACGAGAGGGCTGCTGTTGACAAGATTGTCGTCAAGCCCCTCCCCAGCAATGGCAGCACTACCGTTGCtggcctcaacctcaagagCCCAGAGAAACACGACAGGGTTTTGAAGGTGTTTAGAGCTTTCATCGCGGACCTTTGCCAGCAGTTCAATGGTGGACACCCTGG ATCCGCTATGGGCATGGCAGCCATTGGCATCGCCCTCTATAAGTACGTCATGAGGTACTCTCCCAACAATTGCGAGTACTTCAACCGTGACCGTTTCGTTCTGTCCAATG GACATGCCTGTCTGTGGCAATATTTATTCATGCACCTTGTCGGTGTCAAGAGCATGACCCTGGAGCAGCTCAAGTCATATCACTCAACAAAGACCGATTCCCTCTGCCCCGGCCATCCAGAGATTGAGAATGAGGGCGTTGAGGTTACCACTGGTCCCCTCGGCCAAGGAGTCGCTAATGCCGTTGGTCTCGCCATGGCAACCAAGAACCTGGGCGCGACATACAACAAGCCAGGGTATGAGCTAGTGAATAACATGACGTGGTGCATGATTGGTGATGCCTGCCTTCAAGAGGGCGTTGGGCTGGAGGCAGTCTCCCTCGCTGGTCATTGGAGGCTTAATAACCTCTGCATTATTTACGACAACAACTCGATTACTTGTGATGGCACGGCGGATGTTGCCAATACTGAGGATATCAATGCAAAGATGGAGGCTACCGGATGGAATGTGCTGGATGTGTTTGACGGAGACTCAGATGTTACCG CCATCGTCAACGCCCTTATCGCGGCCCGATCAAGCGACAAGCCAACCTTTATCAATATTCGCACAACTATCGGCTTCGGATCTGCCGCGGCCGGCAACGCGAAAACGCATGGAGCAGCCCTCGGGGTCGACGATGtggccaacatcaagaagtcGTTCGGCCTGGACTCCAACGAGCATTTCCACATCCCACAAGATGTCTACGACTTGTTTGCAGATGTCCGTGTCCGCGGCGATGCCTACGAGGCCGAGTGGCTGAAGACTGTTCAGAGGTATAAGAAAGAGGATCCTGTGCTTGGGACGGAATTCGGCCTTCGTGTCGCTGGAAAGATGCCCGACGACTGGACAAAGTGCATCCCCGGCAGTTCAGAGCTTCCAACCGAGCCCACGTCATCGCGAAAGTCTGCAGGTATTCTGACCAATATTCTTGGAGAGAGGATCAAGTCCTTTTTGGTCGGCACCGCGGACCTGACCCCTTCGTGCCATGTGGCCTTCAATAATAAGGTCGACTTCCAATCA CCTGATCTGCGAACCGCTTGCGGTCTCAACGGAAACTACAGTGGCCGCTATATCCACTATGGCATCCGCGAGCACGCCATGTGTGCCATCTCCAATGGCCTTGCTGCATTTAATAAGGGCACCTTTATCCCTATGACAAGTTCATTCTTTATGTTCTACCTCTATGCCGCCCCAGCTGTTCGAATGGCAGCCCTTCAGGGACTCCAGCAGATTCACATCGCTACCCACGATAGCATTGGTACCGGCGAGGATGGGCCGACACATCAGCCGATCGCCCTGCCAGCTCTCTACCGCGCCATGCCAAATACCCTGTATATCCGTCCATGTGACTCTGAGGAGGTGGCAGGTGCTTTCATAGCTGCTATCCAGGCCACCGAGACGCCAACCATCATCTCCCTGTCCCGACAGAACCTGACACAGTTCCCGCAGCACTCTTCGCGTGAGGGCGTGAGCGTGGGCGCATACGTCTTTGTCGAGgctgacgatgatgactttgacGTGACGCTAATTGGAGTCGGTTCCGAGATGGGCCTGACGATGCAGGCCAAGGATGTGCTTCTCAAGGAGCACGGCATCAAGTCAAGAGTGGTTTCATTTCCCTGCCCTAGACTCTTCGAGCAGCAATCGCGACAGTACAAGCAGTCAGTGCTAAAGCCGCGCTCCGGAAAGGCTACCGTCGTCATCGAGGCATATGCCGCGAATGGATGGGAGCGGTACGCTGATGCATCGATATCTATGAGGC
- a CDS encoding tagatose 1,6-diphosphate aldolase translates to MDSWLDVQKQNRTLQILRSAAEGSYNIEHLTALVRAAEAKRSPLILLLFPSTVKQLPTLAWAAAAAVKSATVPLSLHLDHAQDETQIREIAATLPFDSIMVDMSHYDHDENLEKTKVLTRICHGHGIAVEAESGRINGGEEGIADTGSLEALFTTPREVEDFLAAEIDLLAPSIGNIHGDYGPAGPQLDFGRLSSVNTQVSGRVIMALHGTNDFTPEIMQCCIQNGAIKLNINKLILESWNTYVREHSQEPLMQLMDGGMTVLQAEVERWMDICGSSGKS, encoded by the exons ATGGATTCCTGGCTGGATGTTCAGAAGCAGAACCGCACCCTGCAAATCCTCCGCTCGGCGGCCGAGGGCAG TTACAACATCGAGCACCTGACAGCGCTAGTTCGCGCTGCCGAAGCCAAGAGGTCACCTCTTATTCTTCTACTCTTCCCTTCAACTGTCAAACAGCTCCCGACGTTGGCatgggcagcagcagcagcagtcaAGTCAGCAACTGTACCGCTGTCGCTCCATCTAGACCATGCGCAGGACGAAACGCAGATCCGAGAAATTGCTGCAACTTTGCCGTTTGATTCGATTATGGTGGACATGAGCCATTATGACCACGACGAGAACTTAGAAAAGACCAAAGTTTTGACGAGAATTTGCCATGGTCACGGCATCGCTGTTGAGGCTGAAAGTGGGCGCATCAATGGGGGAGAAGAGGGTATTGCGGACACAGGATCTCTGGAAG CACTCTTCACCACGCCTAGAGAGGTCGAAGACTTTCTAGCTGCCGAAATCGACCTTCTTGCGCCGAGCATAGGTAACATCCACGGCGACTACGGCCCAGCCGGGCCTCAGCTCGACTTTGGCCGACTGTCCAGCGTCAACACTCAGGTTAGCGGTCGCGTGATCATGGCGCTCCACGGCACAAACGACTTTACGCCTGAGATCATGCAATGCTGCATCCAGAACGGTGCAATTAAATTAAACATCAATAAGCTTATCCTGGAGAGTTGGAATACTTATGTCAGAGAGCATTCTCAGGAGCCGCTGATGCAGCTCATGGATGGTGGTATGACTGTGCTCCAAGCCGAGGTTGAGCGGTGGATGGATATCTGTGGAAGTAGCGGGAAATCATAG
- a CDS encoding hypothetical protein (At least one base has a quality score < 10), protein MISQITPYLSYAFERVPAASFLALSLCLAVLLLVVVAKYFEPVGKRRLRDGRKSHLPPGPPGLPIIGSLHKLKEARGDPDHKYLRELATYGEMTTVHLGSKTWIFLNSSRVVSEIIAKRGSATNTRSPMPISSGIVSRDGRSLILPQEAWMERRRVMHSLLNGTSLKQYGEWQELESTQMMAEYLFKPHLWYKHHYRYANSVIHRIALGERLGKSTQELADLQNCVTFFVGSIGSSIIDWFPDLARLPKFLQVWRSHWEALGKWNHDVYRSWWDPVRKQVENGTAPPSFVRDVLLNEETRYKGDDQDCMYLAMQLIEAGSDTTREALNIMVMAMLEYPEPFRKARADVDSICGVGEQARLPVLSDMDNLRFICAIAKEVLRWRPIFILTPDHVASQDIEFEGYLFPAGTGFTINEVPVGNEFEKPEAFYPERWMDGHEMDISHGLWQFGGGRRICVGYRLAQRSLFLNIARLVQCVDFKPDGPYNAKILNLESVDEPFPVKSTIRSEAYEALIIKEATESWCFGGRAHGPGATIMMLFIVHTLVSSLTRLE, encoded by the exons ATGATCAGTCAAATCACCCCTTATCTCTCTTATGCTTTTGAGAGGGTGCCGGCCGCATCCTTCCTCGCTCTTTCACTATGTCTCGCcgtccttctccttgtcgTTGTTGCAAAATACTTTGAGCCTGTAGGTAAACGGAGGCTCAGAGATGGCAGAAAATCACATCTACCTCCTGGGCCGCCCGGATTACCTATAATTGGAAGTTTACACAAGTTGAAGGAGGCACGAGGTGACCCTGATCACAAATAT CTCCGTGAACTTGCCACCTATGGCGAAATGACGACTGTCCACCTTGGCTCGAAGACCTGGATCTTCCTGAATTCCAGCCGGGTTGTCTCAGAAATCATTGCAAAGCGAGGAAGTGCAACGAACACAAGGTCTCCAATGCCTATATCGAGTGGGATTGTAAGCCGCGACGGTAGATCTCTGATTTTGCCCCAGGAGGCTTGGATGGAGCGACGACGCGTCATGCATAGCCTTCTCAACGGTACATCTTTAAAGCAATATGGCGAATGGCAGGAGCTTGAGAGTACTCAGATGATGGCCGAGTATTTGTTCAAGCCCCATCTATGGTATAAACATCACTATCGATATGCGAACTCAGTGATCCATCGGATTGCGCTTGGAGAGCGCCTGGGCAAATCAACCCAAGAACTAGCCGACCTACAAAACTGCGTCACCTTCTTCGTTGGCAGTATTGGATCTAGCATTATCGACTGGTTCCCAGATCTCGCCAGATTACCCAAATTTCTACAAGTCTGGCGATCTCACTGGGAAGCCCTGGGAAAATGGAATCATGACGTCTATCGGTCATGGTGGGACCCTGTGAGAAAGCAAGTCGAAAATGGCACTGCACCTCCATCTTTCGTACGAGACGTACTCCTTAACGAAGAAACACGATACAAGGGCGATGATCAGGACTGCATGTATCTTGCTATGCAGCTGATAGAGGCTGGAAGCGACACCACCCGAGAAGCACTCAATATCATGGTGATGGCAATGCTGGAGTATCCAGAGCCTTTTCGCAAGGCAAGAGCCGATGTCGACAGTATATGCGGTGTTGGAGAACAGGCACGCTTGCCCGTTCTCTCCGACATGGACAATCTGCGATTTATCTGCGCGATTGCTAAGGAAGTACTGCGCTGGCGACCGATCTTTATACTTACGCCAGATCACGTTGCGTCGCAAGATATCGAGTTCGAAGGATACCTCTTCCCAGCTGGCACTGGCTTCACCATCAACGAAGTCCCCGTTGGTAACGAGTTTGAGAAGCCGGAAGCGTTCTATCCAgagagatggatggatggtCACGAGATGGACATCAGCCATGGGCTCTGGCAATTTGGAGGTGGACGGCGGATCTGCGTTGGCTACCGTCTGGCGCAGAGGAGTCTATTTCTTAATATTGCGAGGCTTGTTCAATGCGTTGACTTCAAGCCG GATGGGCCATATAATGCCAAGATTCTTAACCTAGAGTCTGTAGATGAGCCATTCCCTGTCAAATCTACTATCCGAAGCGAGGCTTACGAGGCTCTTATTATCAAAGAAGCCACCGAAAGCTGGTGTTTTGGAGGACGCGCGCATGGACCAGGTGCAACTATAATGATGCTCTTCATAGTTCATACACTCGTCAGCTCTTTGACTAGGCTAGAGTAG